DNA sequence from the Pseudoglutamicibacter cumminsii genome:
ACGTCGTTGATTTCCGCGATCTTGGTGAGTGCCGGGATCGCGAACGCCGCGGTCTTACCCGTACCGGTCTGCGCGAGGCCTACAACGTCACGCCCCTCAAGCAGAGTCGGGATAGTCGCGGCTTGGATCGGTGACGGGCGTTCGTAGCCGAGGTCCTCCACCGCAGCCAAAACACGGGGTTCGATGTTCAGTTCAGCGAACGTCGGGCCCTCCGGCTTGGTTTCGGTGCTGGTTTCTTCAACCGCGGCCGCGGTGTCTTCGGCGCTAGTTTCTTCTGCGCTGTTTTCTGGAGCGTTAGTGGTTTCGTGTTTTTCAGCCATGTCAGTGGCCTCCTGTTTCTTTGGGAGGCGTCAACCGCACACTCGTGGGGTGCGCGGGACGCGGGCGTTACGCCCGTGACCGGCCCACTCCCTCCACGACACACAGTGCCCCGCATTGGGCGAGGCACACAAACCACATGCGAATAAACCCCGTTCGAAGGGGCATGCATTGAATGAGGGAAAGCCGGATATCGGCGGATACTCCAGTCTACCCCGCCGCGTACGCGTCAACCTATAAAGGAGGCGGGGCTCACATGAACCCCGCCTTCAGCGACCGCTAGCGTTCATCCTGTTATAAAACTCTTCATCCTGGACAGTCACTGAAGTCACCTGGCCGTTGTGGTCGTACGTGATTTCGTGAGGAATCAGATCCACCCACTCGGCATCCTCACCAGCGATGTGACGAATGATCTCGAGATCAGCAACAACCTTTCCCTCTCCGACGCTGCGGATTTCCACGACGGAGACCCCTACCCCATCGACAGTCAAAGAGCGCCGTGGGCTCTCTGCCATAGCTTGCGCAACCTCTTGATTCTTGGCATGCAGTTCACGGATTCCCTCAATAGGAACAAACGATTTATGGTCTGCCTCGGAGGTAGCCTTTGATGCCTTAGCTTCAGCAAAAGCGGCCTCATTGCTGAGCTCAACCTGTTCCCGGACCGTCGCGACTACCTGTTGCTCAACGGCGTCCCGTTTCCGGGAATCCGAATAGTGAGCCATCGCAGCAGTGGAGCCTGCCGCAACTGCCACGACGGTAACGACGCCGGCGATCAAGACCGGCGCCTTCTTCCTCACTGGTACGCGCTGCATCTCTGCAGCTTTCTTGTTTGACACTGCCCCAGTTCCCTTCGTTGCTTTACATGAGGGAGCCCAAGGTCATGATCAATCTCGTTCCGCAGGACTCAGCTGGTTCAGTATTACTCTGGTGGATGCCTTGGCTACTCTAGGAAAGAGTAATGCTCCCCCCCAAAGCCCACAAGAGCTTTTAGATAACAATTGGTGCGGCCCACCCGGCGCTTTCACCGGATGGGCCGCAGCGCGTTCCGTCTAGAGTCGCGCGAAAGCTCGTTCGAGGTCCGCGATGAGGTCCGCAGCGTCCTCGATACCAACCGAAAGCCGCAACAGATCGTCCGGAACCTCGAGCTCGGTTCCCTTGACGGAAGCGTGCGTCATCTCAGCCGGGTAGTTCAAAAGCGACTCGATGCCGCCCAGCGATTCCGCGAGCCGGAACAGCTCCGTGCCTTCCGCAACCGTCCGCGCTGCCTCCGCGCCACCAGCGAGCCGGAACGAGACCATGCCGCCGAACCGCTTCATCTGCCGGGCAGCAACATCGTGCCCCGGGTGATCCGCAAGCCCCGGGTACAGAACCTGCGTGACCTCCTCACGCCCCAAAAGCCACTTAGCTACAGCCTCAGCGTTATCGCAGTGACGTTCCATCCGCACCGCGAGAGTCTTCGCGCCACGCGTGGTCATGTACGCGTCAAACGGCGACGACTGATTACCCGCCGCGAACTGGATGAAGCGGATCTTGTCCGCCAGCTCTTCCGAATCAGTGACGACGGCGCCGCCCACCACATCGGAATGCCCGCCAAGATACTTGGTGGTCGAGTGAATCACCACATCCGCGCCGAGTGCCAGCGGCGACTGCAGATACGGCGAAGCGAACGTGTTATCCACCACGACGACCGCGCCAGCCTCATGCCCGGCAGCGGTCAGGGCCTCGATGTCCGCGATCTTCATGAGCGGATTCGATGGCGTCTCAACCCACACCATCGCCGTGGCTTCCGCGCGGATCGCCTCGACAGCGGCCGCCGTGTCCGTCATATCCACCGCGGAATGGCGGATGCCGTTAGGGCCGTGAATCTTGTCGATGAGGCGGTGGGTGCCGCCGTACACGTCATCACCCATCACGATGCGGTCGCCGGACTTCAGTAGGCTACGGATGATCGCGTCCTCAGCACCCAGGCCAGATGCGAAGGAAATACCGTACGCGCCACCCTCGAGTGCAGCGATCTGCTCCTGCCAGTTATCCCGAGTCGGGTTAGTGCCGCGCGAATAGTCATAGCCCAAGCGCAAGTTACCCACCGAATGCGGGTGGTACGTCGTGGACATGTGCAGCGGCGGAATCACCGCGCCGGTGATCGGATCGAAATCCTGGCCAGCGTGCACAGCTCGGGTCGAAAAACCGAGGTCTCGCATGTTCGTGTGCGCCTGGTCCGTGTTTGCCTGATCAGTGTTTGCCTGGTCAGTATTCTTCTCAGTCATTGTCTACTCCATCAAAGTCTCAAAGTTTCATGTGGCCACGTCGCTGTTAGCCCAGCGCGTTCCAGCTCAGCTCACGACGTCGATGGCCTCGCCATCGCGCAGGAGCACCACGCCGGAGTTGACGCGCAATAGCTCGTGCAAACACTCGACGGGTTGACACCAACCGATCGTCGGCATCTGCTGCCCCACCGCGTGTGCGGCGTCGATCGGCGTATCCGGAGCCGAGCCCGCGTCGAGCGCCGAAAGCACCGATTCACGCGTGACCGAACCCACCAGTTCACCCACTCGCGCAGGCCAATGCCCGCCCCGCACCACCGGCAAAACATTCACGCCGGAGGCATCCAACGCCTCGATCGCCGCGGACAAGGAAGCGTTTTCATCCACGCCGCGCACGCCCGGAAGCTCCGTCAGTTGCGCGCCCACGGTCTCGCTGGCGGTCTCGCCGTTCTCCTCAGCGCCGTCACCGGACGCATCAATCTGGAAGCCGTTGGTGAGCATCCAGTCATCGTTGAAAAACTTGCCCATGTAGCCGCGGCCCGAATCCGGCAGAACCACAACCACCACGGCGTCCTCAGGCAACTCGCGGGCCACGTTCAACGCGGTCACCACGGTAAGCCCCGAGGAGCCACCCACCAGCAGGCCCTCTTCGCGTGCAAGCCGGCGCGCCATCGCAAACGCCTCGGCATCGCTCACGGCCTGAACCTCATCGGGGACCTCAGGGTCATAGTTACCAGGCCACATGTCATCGCCCACGCCCTCGACGGCGTAGGGACGGCCCGTGCCGCCCGAGTACACCGAGCCATCCGGATCAGCCACGATCACCTTGACCGCGCCATCGGACACATCCTTGAGGTACCGGCCCGTACCCGTAACCGTGCCACCGGTGCCCGCGCCCATCACAACGTGGGTCACGCGGCCATCGGTATCAGCCCAAATCTCAGGGCCAGTTGTTTCATAATGCGACTCCGGGGCTGCGGAGTTAGAGAACTGATCCGGCTTATAAGCACCCTCGATCTCGCGCGCCAAACGGTCCGAAACCCCGTAATACGACTCCGGCGAATCCGGTGCCACGCCAGTTGGCGTCACCACAACCTCCGCGCCGTACGCCTTCAGGACCGAACGCTTCTCTTCCGCGACCTTCTCCGGCGTCACGAAAATCGTGCGGTACCCCTTGAGCTGCCCCACCATCGCAAGCCCAACGCCAGTGTTGCCGGAGGTCGGCTCCACGATCGTGCCGCCCGGGCCGAGCTTGCCGGCTTCTTCCGCCTTTTCGACCATCTTCAAAGCAATGCGGTCTTTGATCGAGGCCCCAGGGTTCAGGAACTCAAGCTTGGCTAGAACGGTCGCTTTAATGCCGTCCGTAACCGAGTTGAGCTTGACCAGCGGGGTGCCTCCGATGAGGTCCAATACCGAATTCGCGTAACGCATATAGTCCACGGTACCGGGGCGTGCGGGAGATTGAACACTGAGATTCACACGCCGTCACCTGGCTCGCTTTCTTCCTCGCCAGAAATTGGTCTCGACGCTGAAACTGTCAGGGGTGCATGGGACAGTAGCTATATGAACGCTCCCGACCCCGCTATGGCCCCCGATGCTGAACTGACGTGGGTTCCGCCTGTTCCGCTGGAATGGCGCACGGTGGTGTTCGCTTTTCAGCATGGGCGGCGCGATCCGTCGTTGCGGATCAATGCGCACGATGCGTGGCGGGCGGTTCGATATCCGTCCGGCATCGCTGAGGTCAGGATTGTGCCGGAGGGTTTGAGCGCGTCAGCTATCGCCGGCGGAACAATGCGTGTGCGGTCGGCGCAAGATAACCGCGGGGCTGCGCGAGGCCTAGGCGGGGCACTCGCGCGTCAGATCCGGTTCCAGGCGTGGGGACCCGGCGCGGAAGAAGCGTTGCAGGACGCACCAGATTGGCTCGGCCGTAGCGATGATTGGTCTGAGTTCGATTCCTTGGCTGACCTGCCGCCACTCGTTCAGCGGATGCGGTCCGAACGTCCGGGCCTGTTGTTGGGTTCGTCCGGGACGTTGCCTGAACACCTCGCGGCAGCGATCCTCGCGCAGAAAGTCACAGCCCACGAAGCCTTCGGGGCGTGGCTGCGGCTCGTGAGCCGTTTCGGCGACCCCTCCCCCGGCCCGATGGGCAAAGCAGGGGAGCTATTCGTGCCGCCCACCGGTGTGACGTGGAAACGCATCCCCTCATGGGAATGGCATCAAGCCCGCGTGGACAGCAAACGGCGGAACACCCTGGTGTACGCGTTGGAACGCGAGTCAGCGCTCCGGAGACTCCAAGACACCGTCCCCGCCGGCGGGGCGAACAGTGGCTTGATACAAATCGAGTCCGCGCTGCGAAGCATCCCGGGGATCGGCGTGTGGACCGCCGCCGAAGTTCTGCAACGCAGCCACGGTTCCGGCGATCACGTTTCTTTCGGCGACTACCACGTAGCCCACAACGTCGGATGGGCGCTGACCGGCCGCCGAGCCACCGACCGCGAAATGGAACAACTCCTTGCGCCCTGGGCTGGGCAACGTCAACGCGTCGTGCGTCTACTTGCCGAAGGCGGTGCCACCAAACAACGCATGGGGCCACGACTCCACGCCAACGACCACCGCTGGCACTAGCTACCGCCGACCCCGAACCGTAGGGCATAAAAATCTCGGGACAACGTATGAACGATGTCCCGAGACTTAACAAAAGTGGCAGATGAGGGATTCGAACCCCCGAAGGCAGTGCCAGCTGATTTACAGTCAGCCCCCGTTGGCCGCTTGGGTAATCTGCCATATTCAATTGTTTCGCTTGCCCTCCCGTTCACGGGCCGTTCAAGCGAACGATTCACAACCATACCAAACCAACCCGGCACCCACCAATTCGAGACCAGCTCTTCCTGCCGCGTCCGCCCGAGCCGTGGTGAAACTCACGCAAACCACTACCCCGGCTAGGCTTGGAGACAAACAGATACCCAACCAGCCAGCCCAGCTCCGGCTGGCCCAACCAACAGCCCAGGAGGCTCCCATGGCTAAGGACTCAACCTTTGACGTCGTCAGCAAGGTCGACAAGCAGGAAGTCAGCAACGCTCTGAACCAGGCGCAGAAAGAGATCGCCCAGCGCTACGACTTCCGCGACGTCGGCGCCGACATCGACTTCGCCGGCGAAGGCAAGCTGCTCATCAAGGCCAACGCCGAAGAGCGCGCCAAGGCAGTGCTCGACGTTTTCCAGTCCAAGCTCGTCAAGCGCGGCATCTCGCTGAAGTCGCTTGAGGTCGGCGAACCATACGCTTCCGGCAAGGAAGTCCGCATCGATGCGAGCATCAAGGAAGGCATCGACCAGGCGACCGCCAAGAAGATCTCCAAGCTCATCCGCGACGAAGGCCCTAAGTCCGTCAAGGCGACCATCCAGGGCGACGAGCTCCGCGTATCGTCCAAGTCCCGCGACGACCTGCAGGCTACGATCGCGCTCCTCAAGAACTTCGAAGACGCAGACCTCCAGTTCGTCAACATGCGCTAAACCCGCACAACAGAATCCGGGCTAAAAGCTCGGGCTTAAAACAAAACCGGGGTGAGGTAGCCAAGCGATCCATTGAGGATCACGAGGCGACCTCACCCCGATGTTTAAAACCGCGGATGCTTACACGAACCGCGATATTCAACGCCGCGCAAGCTTCGCGGCGTATGCGCACCTCTCGGCGACGACTGCGCGAAAAACAGCTAACCGCTAGAAAGCGCCGAACCCCTAAGCGGCGTTACGGGCTTCCTGACGGCTGTTCATGAGTCGTGTAGCCAGTTCCGGGCGGCCATTGCGGCGCAACAGCGAATACAAGGCGCTGAAGCTGTACGGATAACCCGAACGTTCCGGGATCGTCTCCGGTTCCGCATGGGTATCCAACAGGAATTCAACGTCCTCAACAACCGCTGCGTCGTACTCCGCTCGCTCCTGACGATTCATGGCTGATAGACCTCCTTGAGTCACTTCACTCCATGCCTGTCTGGCATAACGGCGAAAACCGCGTCAATGTTCCCGCCGTATCACCCGTGTGATTAATCACACAGATAAATGTTCAGCCCCAGGGCTGGCCCATCTCCTCCGCCTGGGCACGCAAACGCTCGATGCGCTCACGCGTTGGCGGGTGAGTGCTGAACAAACCTTTGATCTTGCCGAATGGGTTGGCAAACATCATGTGCGCAGCAGACTCCGTACGTGGGGTCTCCTGCAGCGGGGCATCCTGAATGCCCTGCGAAATCTTGAAAAGCGCCGATGCCAAAGCCGCCGGGTCCCCCGTCAGCTCAGCGCCTGTCGCGTCGGCATCGTATTCGCGGGTCCGCGAAACCGACATCTGAATAATCGAAGCGGCAATCGGCGCGAGGAAGGCCATCGCGAGCATCGCAAGAACATTGCCGCCGTCACGGTTGCGGCTATTACCGCCAAAGAACATGAGGAACTGTGCAACCGACGTGATCACGCCGGCAATCGCGGCCGCGACCGAGGAAATCAGGATGTCGCGGTTATAAACGTGCATCAACTCATGCCCCAGGACGCCGCGTAGCTCGCGACGGTTCAGCAACGTGAGGATGCCTTCGGTACAGCACACCGCAGCGTTCTCAGGGTTACGACCAGTCGCGAACGCGTTCGGGTTCATGGTCGGCGAAACATACAGCCGCGGCATCGGCTTACCAGCGCGCTGAGACAGTTCACGCACAATCGCGTACATCTCCGGCTGTTCCGCCTCCGAAACCGGGCGGGCCTGCATTGCGCGGATCGCGATCTTATCCGAGTTCCAGTAACCGATCGCCGTGCTGATCACGCCGAAAGCCGCGAAACCGAACAGCCACATGGAATCCCCCGTGCCGGCACTGATCAAGCCGCCGATAAGCAGCAAAAGACCAAACATGCCGCCGATGAGGAGGGCCGTTTTCAAGCCGTTGAACGAGGACTTCACGCGATTACTTTCGATCGTTGCTGTTTCAAATAACGCGGTGAACTCGGGCTATGTCGCCGTTGCAAACACCGTGCGATTTGAAGATGTATTCATTACAACGCATGAATGTTCGAAAACGTTCCCAAAAACCTGAATGAAAGCTGAGAAAGTCCGGTGATCAGCCGTCACTACGGCGATCACCGGGCCTCCCCTGCGAGTCAAACTGCGTCTACTTGAGCGACTGCCCTTCGCGAGCGATCTTGACCATCTCTTCACGCGGAACAACCTTGATCCGCTCACGCTCGCCCTTGCCAGCTGCGGTCCATTCCTCGCCGAGCTTGCGTTCGTGCGCATCAAGCGCGAGCCAGCCTTCCCACGTCGTGAACTCGACGCCACGTTCACGCAGCAAATCCACCACGGCGTCTTCGGAAGGGTTCGATGCCGGCGTCAGGTTCTCGTGATCCTCCAGCAGGTTGCCGATGGTCTCCAGCGCGTCACCCTTGGTGTGGCCGATCAAGCCGACCGGGCCGCGCTTGATCCAACCGGTCGTGTAAACGCCCGGAACCACGGCGCCGTCCGCGTCCAGCACACGGCCGCCTTCGTTGCAGATCACGCCGCGCTTCTCATCGAACGCTACTTCTGGAATCTCGGTGCCGAAGTAGCCCACCGCGCGGTAGACGGCCTGAACTGGGTAGTCGATCATCTCGCCGGTTCCGCGGACGTTACCCGTGCCGTCGAGTTCCTGGCGCTCCATGCGGATGCCCACAACCTTGCCGTCCTCGCCCAGGATCTCAACTGGGGCCTGCAAGAAGTGCAGGTGGAGGCGGCGCGATGCGGTCTGTTCTTCCTCTTCCTGCTCAACAACCCAGTTGGTCAGCGTGTTGACCATGGTCTTGACCTGGTTGTTGGTGCGGATCGCTTCGTCCGAGGCTTCGTCGAAGTCGAAGTCTTCAGGGTAGAGGACGACGTCGACGTCGCGGGAGTGCGAAAGCTCGCGCAGCTCGAGCGGGGTGAACTTGACCTGCGCCGGGCCGCGGCGGCCAAAGATGTGCACGTCAGTGACCGGGGACTTCTTGAGGCCAGCGTGCACGTTGTCAGGGATCTCGGTGACCAGTAGGTCATCAGCGTGCTTCGACAGCACGCGCGCGACATCGAGCGCGACGTTTCCGTTACCGATGACCGCGATCTCCTTGGCGTCCAGCGGCCAGTCGCGTGGCACATCGGGGTGGCCGTCGTACCACGAGACCACGCGGGAGGCACCGAAGGAACCTTCGAGGTCGATGCCTGGGATGTCGAGGTCGGCGTCGTCGTTGGCGCCGGTCGCGAAGATGACCGCGTCATAGAGATCGCGGATGTCAGAAAGCATCAGGTCGCGGCCATACGTCACGTCGCCGATGAAGCGGATGTCGCCGCGGTCCAGAACCTTGTGCAGGGCGTTGATGATGCCCTTGATGCGTGGGTGGTCAGGCGCCACTCCGTAGCGGATCAGCCCGAACGGTGCCGGATGCTGGTCGAACAGGTCGATGCTGACCTCAAAGTCGCGTTCCGCTTTGGTGAGGATATCCGCGGCATAGACGCCGGCCGGGCCGGCACCGATAATCGCCACTCGCAGTGGACGCTGGCTGAGGTGTTGCTTCAACGTCATTCCTTTCGGCTGTGTCCCTCGCGCCGTGCCGCTACGCTCGTGTCAGGCGCGCTCCACGCTAGTGGGCCTTGACGCTTGTGCGCATTGGTGCACACAGGGGCGTGCGGGGTGAGGGAACGGAAAACATCCGCGTACTAGTCTAGTGGGCCGCTCCCGCACCGTGTCCGTATGCGTCGCCGCGGCCTGATGACGCGTGACAAAACACACGATGCGTGATCAAGTGGGATGCATCATGGCAGCAGAATCTGGATTAGTGAGGGCCGGCTCGAACCGTTCGGGCCTTCTGGTTGGCGCGCTCACCTACTTCATGTGGGGCTTGTTCCCGTTCTATTTTGTTTTGGTTGAGCCGGCTGGCCCGTTTGAGGTGGTCGCGTTCCGAATCACTTTTTCGATGCTGTTCTGCGTTGTCCTGGTGACCTTGACTCGCGGCTGGCGTTCGCTTCTGAACGTGGCCCGCAACCCGCGCACGCTAGGCGCGCTCGGCATCGCGTCGGTACTGATCACTGCTAACTGGACCATCTATATTTCCGCTGTTTTCACGAATAATACGGCGGAGGCTTCGCTCGGCTATTTCATCAACCCGCTGGTCTCCACGCTGTTGGGTGTGCTGGTGCTCAAGGAGCAGCTCACGCCCGCGCAGTGGGTCGCGGCTGGGCTAGGTTTGGTCGCGGTCATCGTCATTTCGGTGGGTTATGGCCGGCTTCCGCTGTTTGGTTTGGGCCTCGCGTTCAGCTTCGGTCTTTATGGGCTCGCGAAGAACCGTGTGGGCGGCAAGGTCAAGCCGATCGAAGGGCTGGCCCTGGAGACCGCGTGGATGACGCCTGCTGCGGTCGTGTTCTTGAGCGTCATGGGTGGCCTGGGGCTGCTCACGTTCCCCAAGCTCGGCTGGGGTTTCACGGGTCTGCTGATGCTTTCGGGCGTGGTCACCGCGATTCCGTTGTTGACGTTCGCGTTCGCGGCCTCGCGCTTGCGCCTGGTGACCCTGGGGATGATCCAGTACATCTCCCCGATCATGCTGTTCATCGTGGGCGTGTGGGTTTTCGGCGAGCCGATGTCCGGAACCCGATGGGCTGGTTTCGCTTTGGTATGGGCTGCGGTCGTCGTGTTGATGGTCGATGCGGTGTGGCAGGCCCGCGTGACGCGCCACCTTCCGCGTGCCGCGGCCCAGGGTGGTTCCGTGACGGAGGGGCCCGGCGCTCAGGCTCAGGATTAATCAAGACAGCGCATAAGCCACACAGCAGGCTGGGCGTAAACATGAAGGAACCGCGGGGTGCAGTCACGCACCCCGCGGTTCTTTCATAATCGACGACGGTTTAGAGGTCGTCTTCTTTCGCTTCGTCAGGGCGAATCACAAGGTTCACGATGGCTGCTGCGAGCCCTCCCCAGACGGTCACGATCGACAGAACAAGGAATCCGATGGCTGCCGGTGTCATGCCGTTGCTCCTTTCTGCTCTGAGTCTTCGATGGCTTCGCGCTTTTCGATCGCGTCTTTTTCGATGGCGTCGCGGCGCGTGTACTCATCGAACTCTGGGTCGAACTTGTCTTTGGACTTGCTGGACCATGGGATCAGGCTCAACAGGACCGCGAGGACGATCAAGGCGCCTGCCATGCCCCAACCGAAGATGGAGACGAGCCATTCAGGGTAACCGTTGGCCACCGCATAGGAGTCTCGGATGAGCTTCACGAACTCGGATCCCAGCAGGTACACCAGAACCACTGGGAGCAGACCGCCGACGAGGAACATCCAGAACTTGCCGACCTTGAACGAGGAGCGCTGGTTGAGGTGTTCAGCGAGCTCCGGCAGTTTGCGGGCGAACCATGCGACAACGATCAGCGTGACTGCCGCGACGAACGTGATGCCGAAGCTGTTGACGAACTTGTCCACGACATCCAGCAACGGCAGGCCGGTCGTGGATGCGAACATCAGGGTCGAAGCGACCGCAAGCGGGAGCAGCACGGTGAGCGTGGTCGGTACGCGGCCCCAGCCGAGCTTGTCTTGGAACGCGGACACGATGACTTCGAGGATCGAAACCATCGAGGTGATGCCTGCGAAAGTCAGCGAGCCGAAGAAAAGCACACCGAGCATCGGCCCCATGAACGCGTTGGATGCGATGGTTGGGAACGCTACGAACGCGAGGATAGGACCGCTCGTGACGGCTTCGCTCACAGCGACGTTTTGCGCCTGAGCCATGAAGCCGAGGGCCGCGAAGACGCCGATGCCAGCAA
Encoded proteins:
- a CDS encoding cystathionine gamma-synthase, with the translated sequence MTEKNTDQANTDQANTDQAHTNMRDLGFSTRAVHAGQDFDPITGAVIPPLHMSTTYHPHSVGNLRLGYDYSRGTNPTRDNWQEQIAALEGGAYGISFASGLGAEDAIIRSLLKSGDRIVMGDDVYGGTHRLIDKIHGPNGIRHSAVDMTDTAAAVEAIRAEATAMVWVETPSNPLMKIADIEALTAAGHEAGAVVVVDNTFASPYLQSPLALGADVVIHSTTKYLGGHSDVVGGAVVTDSEELADKIRFIQFAAGNQSSPFDAYMTTRGAKTLAVRMERHCDNAEAVAKWLLGREEVTQVLYPGLADHPGHDVAARQMKRFGGMVSFRLAGGAEAARTVAEGTELFRLAESLGGIESLLNYPAEMTHASVKGTELEVPDDLLRLSVGIEDAADLIADLERAFARL
- a CDS encoding cystathionine beta-synthase gives rise to the protein MRYANSVLDLIGGTPLVKLNSVTDGIKATVLAKLEFLNPGASIKDRIALKMVEKAEEAGKLGPGGTIVEPTSGNTGVGLAMVGQLKGYRTIFVTPEKVAEEKRSVLKAYGAEVVVTPTGVAPDSPESYYGVSDRLAREIEGAYKPDQFSNSAAPESHYETTGPEIWADTDGRVTHVVMGAGTGGTVTGTGRYLKDVSDGAVKVIVADPDGSVYSGGTGRPYAVEGVGDDMWPGNYDPEVPDEVQAVSDAEAFAMARRLAREEGLLVGGSSGLTVVTALNVARELPEDAVVVVVLPDSGRGYMGKFFNDDWMLTNGFQIDASGDGAEENGETASETVGAQLTELPGVRGVDENASLSAAIEALDASGVNVLPVVRGGHWPARVGELVGSVTRESVLSALDAGSAPDTPIDAAHAVGQQMPTIGWCQPVECLHELLRVNSGVVLLRDGEAIDVVS
- a CDS encoding DNA-3-methyladenine glycosylase family protein produces the protein MNAPDPAMAPDAELTWVPPVPLEWRTVVFAFQHGRRDPSLRINAHDAWRAVRYPSGIAEVRIVPEGLSASAIAGGTMRVRSAQDNRGAARGLGGALARQIRFQAWGPGAEEALQDAPDWLGRSDDWSEFDSLADLPPLVQRMRSERPGLLLGSSGTLPEHLAAAILAQKVTAHEAFGAWLRLVSRFGDPSPGPMGKAGELFVPPTGVTWKRIPSWEWHQARVDSKRRNTLVYALERESALRRLQDTVPAGGANSGLIQIESALRSIPGIGVWTAAEVLQRSHGSGDHVSFGDYHVAHNVGWALTGRRATDREMEQLLAPWAGQRQRVVRLLAEGGATKQRMGPRLHANDHRWH
- a CDS encoding YajQ family cyclic di-GMP-binding protein, whose product is MAKDSTFDVVSKVDKQEVSNALNQAQKEIAQRYDFRDVGADIDFAGEGKLLIKANAEERAKAVLDVFQSKLVKRGISLKSLEVGEPYASGKEVRIDASIKEGIDQATAKKISKLIRDEGPKSVKATIQGDELRVSSKSRDDLQATIALLKNFEDADLQFVNMR
- the htpX gene encoding zinc metalloprotease HtpX, coding for MKSSFNGLKTALLIGGMFGLLLLIGGLISAGTGDSMWLFGFAAFGVISTAIGYWNSDKIAIRAMQARPVSEAEQPEMYAIVRELSQRAGKPMPRLYVSPTMNPNAFATGRNPENAAVCCTEGILTLLNRRELRGVLGHELMHVYNRDILISSVAAAIAGVITSVAQFLMFFGGNSRNRDGGNVLAMLAMAFLAPIAASIIQMSVSRTREYDADATGAELTGDPAALASALFKISQGIQDAPLQETPRTESAAHMMFANPFGKIKGLFSTHPPTRERIERLRAQAEEMGQPWG
- a CDS encoding FAD-dependent oxidoreductase; this encodes MTLKQHLSQRPLRVAIIGAGPAGVYAADILTKAERDFEVSIDLFDQHPAPFGLIRYGVAPDHPRIKGIINALHKVLDRGDIRFIGDVTYGRDLMLSDIRDLYDAVIFATGANDDADLDIPGIDLEGSFGASRVVSWYDGHPDVPRDWPLDAKEIAVIGNGNVALDVARVLSKHADDLLVTEIPDNVHAGLKKSPVTDVHIFGRRGPAQVKFTPLELRELSHSRDVDVVLYPEDFDFDEASDEAIRTNNQVKTMVNTLTNWVVEQEEEEQTASRRLHLHFLQAPVEILGEDGKVVGIRMERQELDGTGNVRGTGEMIDYPVQAVYRAVGYFGTEIPEVAFDEKRGVICNEGGRVLDADGAVVPGVYTTGWIKRGPVGLIGHTKGDALETIGNLLEDHENLTPASNPSEDAVVDLLRERGVEFTTWEGWLALDAHERKLGEEWTAAGKGERERIKVVPREEMVKIAREGQSLK
- the rarD gene encoding EamA family transporter RarD codes for the protein MAAESGLVRAGSNRSGLLVGALTYFMWGLFPFYFVLVEPAGPFEVVAFRITFSMLFCVVLVTLTRGWRSLLNVARNPRTLGALGIASVLITANWTIYISAVFTNNTAEASLGYFINPLVSTLLGVLVLKEQLTPAQWVAAGLGLVAVIVISVGYGRLPLFGLGLAFSFGLYGLAKNRVGGKVKPIEGLALETAWMTPAAVVFLSVMGGLGLLTFPKLGWGFTGLLMLSGVVTAIPLLTFAFAASRLRLVTLGMIQYISPIMLFIVGVWVFGEPMSGTRWAGFALVWAAVVVLMVDAVWQARVTRHLPRAAAQGGSVTEGPGAQAQD
- a CDS encoding methionine/alanine import family NSS transporter small subunit, coding for MTPAAIGFLVLSIVTVWGGLAAAIVNLVIRPDEAKEDDL